In Actinacidiphila yeochonensis CN732, a genomic segment contains:
- a CDS encoding non-ribosomal peptide synthetase: protein MPVALPPDLTARLRATAARLRVTPFAVLLTVYASLLGRYASTDDVIVGVPVANRGAPELEGLIGPLVNTLPVRVDLTGTATFAELARRTQGLLAEDLDRPLVPLDRLVDALGTPRDPGRPALVQASLVLQDAMPDVVRLGEAAGVLRPVPTRTAKYDLTLAVEEHPDRFQGLLEYASARFTAVSAGRFARHLENLLRSALDDPDAQAALAPLDRGEAETPSPRPAGPSGAARAAHAAPVHEVFRAQAAARPDAVAVRHNGRDVTFGLLDAWSDRIAARLLDLGAAPGRFVSVLLSTGPAQTAAILAVAKTGAAFAVLDPDGPELRLRAVLADAEPVCVLADEPGLSGYPGLRDRAAGRFADVPVDILGPGVPDSTTAARIPAAPVTGGDALCLVYTSGSTGSPKGIALSHATLAQFADWQGERFGIGYRSRVAQWAPFTYDAAYTEVFAALCHGATLCVPPDGARRDPAALADWLRAERVSQLQTVPGFFTVVTEALDRSGAELPDLEHVLLAGEVLPPSLAAAWADRAVRPRLHNLYGPTECVLATHRELAPGERFAPSVPVGRPIPGRQALVLDHRGRPCPVGVVGEIHLRSDFLAGSYHRRPEESAKAYVPDPWQPGGTLYRTGDLGRFLPDGELAFTGRTGGLVKIRGNRVELEEIEALLEAHPSVREAAAAAHGTLLAPRLIGYAVVHGNVTGAELRAFLAGRLPAAVVPEQVVLLDALPRTRTNKRDRARLPAPEAAVPDAAAPPLDGTEQLVADAWRRVLGTGRPVGRHTNFFDAGGNSLLAARLQLDLCGRLGREVRLVDVFARPTVAAFVAGLDGGTPGAVPRGPASPTRPPTRPRAPDGAGPPSGPAPAPGRTSPTHREGETDMDVQSVMTELRNAVGSEGLERVEECLAILVGEKAPEYLHDDQEPTRLFFPEISALPWHDTAAQHWVAGMEAAYQDIRAEFLALREAEARFAPYEDLYTKELGWQGWDTFQIYRDGGWRDEARASCPRTCEALAATPHGPRDGMFTILNPGVHITPHTGGVNLLLTAHLPLIVPPGCAIKVGDDERGWQEGKVILFDDSFIHEAWNRGTEQRSVLLWDVWHPDLTAGEIRALEYLMPRFQRYLMAV, encoded by the coding sequence GTGCCCGTCGCGCTGCCGCCGGACCTCACCGCCCGGCTGCGGGCGACGGCCGCCCGGCTGCGGGTCACGCCCTTCGCCGTCCTGCTCACCGTGTACGCGTCCCTGCTGGGCCGCTACGCGTCCACCGACGACGTCATCGTCGGCGTCCCCGTGGCCAACCGGGGCGCACCGGAGCTGGAGGGCCTGATCGGCCCCCTGGTCAACACCCTGCCCGTACGGGTCGATCTCACCGGGACCGCGACGTTCGCCGAGCTCGCCCGGCGCACCCAGGGGCTGCTCGCCGAGGACCTCGACCGGCCGCTGGTGCCGCTCGACCGGCTCGTGGACGCTCTGGGCACCCCCCGGGACCCGGGCCGGCCGGCGCTCGTCCAGGCCAGCCTCGTGCTGCAGGACGCCATGCCGGACGTGGTCCGGCTCGGCGAGGCCGCGGGCGTCCTGCGGCCGGTGCCCACCCGCACGGCCAAGTACGACCTCACCCTCGCCGTGGAGGAGCACCCCGACCGGTTCCAGGGCCTTCTGGAGTACGCCTCCGCACGGTTCACCGCGGTCTCGGCGGGCCGGTTCGCACGCCACCTGGAGAACCTGCTGCGCTCGGCGCTCGACGATCCCGACGCCCAGGCGGCCCTCGCCCCGCTCGACCGGGGCGAGGCCGAAACGCCGTCCCCCCGGCCCGCCGGTCCGTCGGGTGCCGCTCGGGCGGCCCACGCCGCTCCCGTGCACGAGGTGTTCCGGGCGCAGGCCGCGGCGCGGCCGGACGCCGTGGCCGTCCGCCACAACGGACGGGACGTCACCTTCGGCCTGCTGGACGCCTGGAGCGACCGGATCGCCGCGCGGCTGCTCGACCTGGGCGCCGCGCCCGGCCGCTTCGTCTCGGTCCTGCTGTCCACGGGCCCCGCGCAGACCGCGGCGATCCTGGCGGTCGCCAAGACGGGGGCGGCCTTCGCGGTCCTCGACCCGGACGGCCCCGAACTGCGGCTCCGGGCCGTGCTCGCGGACGCCGAGCCGGTGTGCGTGCTGGCCGACGAACCAGGCCTGAGCGGATACCCCGGTCTGCGGGACCGGGCGGCCGGCCGGTTCGCCGACGTGCCCGTGGACATCCTCGGCCCCGGCGTTCCGGACAGCACGACCGCCGCGCGGATCCCGGCCGCGCCCGTCACCGGCGGCGACGCCCTCTGCCTGGTGTACACCTCGGGCTCGACCGGGAGCCCCAAGGGCATCGCGCTGTCGCACGCGACGCTCGCGCAGTTCGCGGACTGGCAGGGCGAGCGGTTCGGCATCGGGTACCGCAGCCGTGTCGCCCAGTGGGCGCCCTTCACCTACGACGCCGCCTACACGGAGGTGTTCGCGGCCCTGTGCCACGGTGCGACGCTCTGCGTGCCACCGGACGGCGCCCGCCGGGACCCGGCGGCCCTGGCCGACTGGCTCCGCGCCGAGCGCGTCAGCCAGCTCCAGACCGTACCGGGCTTCTTCACCGTGGTGACCGAGGCCCTGGACCGCAGCGGCGCCGAACTCCCCGACCTGGAGCACGTGCTGCTGGCGGGTGAGGTGCTGCCACCGTCGCTCGCCGCCGCCTGGGCCGACCGGGCGGTGCGGCCCCGGCTGCACAACCTCTACGGCCCGACCGAGTGTGTGCTCGCCACCCACCGGGAACTGGCGCCGGGGGAACGGTTCGCGCCCTCCGTGCCCGTCGGCCGGCCGATCCCCGGCCGGCAGGCCCTCGTGCTCGACCACCGCGGCCGTCCCTGCCCGGTCGGCGTGGTCGGCGAGATCCATCTGCGCAGCGACTTCCTCGCCGGGTCCTACCACCGCAGGCCCGAGGAGAGCGCCAAGGCATACGTGCCCGACCCCTGGCAGCCCGGCGGCACGCTCTACCGCACCGGTGACCTCGGCCGCTTCCTGCCGGACGGCGAACTGGCCTTCACCGGACGCACCGGCGGCCTGGTGAAGATCCGCGGCAACCGTGTCGAACTGGAGGAGATCGAGGCGCTGCTGGAGGCCCACCCGTCGGTCCGGGAGGCCGCCGCGGCAGCCCACGGCACCCTCTTGGCACCTCGGCTCATCGGGTACGCCGTCGTGCACGGCAACGTCACCGGGGCGGAACTCCGTGCCTTCCTCGCCGGGCGCCTGCCCGCCGCGGTGGTTCCCGAACAGGTCGTGCTGCTGGACGCGCTGCCCCGTACCCGTACCAACAAGCGGGACCGCGCCCGCCTCCCCGCCCCGGAGGCGGCCGTCCCGGACGCCGCCGCGCCGCCGCTGGACGGCACCGAGCAGCTGGTCGCCGACGCCTGGCGGCGGGTGCTGGGAACCGGCCGGCCCGTCGGACGCCACACCAACTTCTTCGACGCGGGCGGCAACTCGCTGCTGGCGGCCCGTCTCCAGTTGGACCTCTGCGGCCGGCTCGGCCGGGAGGTACGGCTCGTGGACGTCTTCGCCCGGCCCACCGTCGCCGCATTCGTCGCGGGCCTGGACGGTGGCACGCCCGGCGCGGTGCCGCGCGGCCCCGCCTCGCCGACCCGGCCGCCGACCCGGCCGCGCGCGCCGGACGGCGCCGGGCCGCCGTCCGGGCCCGCGCCCGCACCCGGACGGACCAGTCCAACGCACCGAGAGGGAGAGACTGACATGGACGTGCAGAGCGTGATGACGGAGCTGCGGAACGCCGTCGGCTCCGAGGGACTTGAGCGGGTCGAGGAGTGCCTGGCCATCCTCGTGGGCGAGAAGGCGCCCGAGTACCTCCACGACGACCAGGAGCCCACCCGGCTCTTCTTCCCCGAGATCAGTGCCCTGCCCTGGCACGACACGGCGGCACAGCACTGGGTGGCCGGTATGGAGGCCGCGTACCAGGACATCCGGGCCGAGTTCCTCGCCCTGCGCGAGGCGGAGGCCCGCTTCGCCCCGTACGAGGACCTGTACACCAAGGAACTCGGCTGGCAGGGCTGGGACACCTTCCAGATCTACCGCGACGGCGGCTGGCGCGACGAGGCGCGGGCAAGCTGTCCGCGGACCTGCGAGGCGCTCGCCGCGACCCCGCACGGCCCACGGGACGGGATGTTCACCATCCTCAACCCCGGCGTGCACATCACGCCGCACACGGGCGGGGTGAACCTCCTGCTCACCGCTCACCTTCCGCTGATCGTCCCGCCGGGCTGCGCCATCAAGGTCGGCGACGACGAGCGGGGATGGCAGGAGGGCAAGGTCATCCTCTTCGACGACAGCTTCATCCACGAGGCGTGGAACCGGGGCACCGAGCAGCGCTCCGTCCTGCTCTGGGACGTCTGGCACCCCGACCTGACGGCCGGTGAGATACGAGCCCTCGAGTACCTGATGCCCCGCTTCCAGCGCTATCTGATGGCGGTCTGA